The region TCCGAACTGTTGCCAATCAGTTTGAAGAAGTAGGGAAAGCGAACGCGCACCTATGGCTCGGACCGGCTGGCGCACGGCGGTCAACGGGGGGGTGAACAGATGAAGCGGGCCAACGTCATCGAAGCCCACGACAGACACACGGTCGGGAATGCTGACGCCTTCGGAATAAAGAACTTCGATCAGGCCAATCGCGATTTCATCCGAACTTGCAAAAATGGCAGTGGCGGACAGTTTCTCGTCGATAAAGCGGCGCGCGGCGCGACGTCCTGCCGAAATCGTGTAGTCGCCTTGATAGCGCTGGATTTCAGCTTCCTCGCCGAAGCGCTCGCGAAGCCCCTGCTCCAGTCCCGCATAACGTCGAGATGTCGAAATCATCCCGTCTGGACCGCCGACGAAGACCACCTTCTTGTGGCCGAATTCGGCCAGATGCTTCCCGACGAGATATCCACCCTGGTGGTTATCGCAGAACAGCTTGGGAACCATTGCTCCCGGCACATCCTCATCGACGATAACAACCTTGCCGGTACGGTTGATCAGGCCCGCAAGCTCGCCGTCATCCGGATGGTTGGTAACAAAGATCAGCCCGTCGACATGTTGTTGCTCAATCAGGGCGAGATATTTCATTTCGCGCCCCGGCCTGTTCAGGGTGGCGTTCAGAGAGACGGCAAGACCCAGCTTGTCGGCCTCTTCCTCGATCGCCGCGACCAGCATGGCAAAGAACGGGTTTGCGATGTCGGGAATGACCAGCCCGATCATGTCGGACCGCCCGCGGCTCAGCCGCCGTGCATGAGGGTTGGGCACATAGCCGAGATCCCTGATGGCCGTCTCTATGCGGCCACGCGTTTCGTCTGGCAGCACCAGCGAGCCGTTCAAGAGACGCGAAATCGTCGCCACGGAAACACCCGCGGCCTTCGCTACATCTTTCAGACTTGGTGCCTTTGCCATTTCGTTCGCTCACAGGTGGCTTTCGTATGATCTCAGATCATAGGTAAAGCGATTTACTAAACCGCTTTACAAAAAATTCGAAACTCGCCCTTTTGTCAATTCAATATTTTCCGCAGCTGCCGTTCAACACATTCGCGCGACCTAAGGCGGAATTTTGATTTCCAGCCAAAACCGGGCCAAAGAGCAAGACCAAGGCCAGCGACGCGAAGGGCTCAGAAGTTTCCCGTTACTGCCTCGGACAGGATGAGCTTGTCCAGCGTGAGATCCAATACCGCACGCTCTGCAGCGTCCTCGAACCAATGGCGCCGCTCTGCCTCGATCTTTCAGCAGCAATAGCGCTGCTCGGTCACACCGGTCGGTCAGATCACATCAAGCCGGCCATGCCTTCGCCCCAACAGAACTTCAACCTGCCGCAAGTTAATTACAATCCCTTCCGGCTTAGGTCGTTTGATCCCCATCTGTGCTCCTCGACCTTCAAAACTATAGGGATGGACCAATTCAAACGGCGAGGATCACTTTCACTGCCAGCGTGGCAAACGCACGAGTTAACAGGAATCTGTTACAAAGATCATGATATCGTTGGCTGAAACAGCCTAGCATTGCCAAGTTTCTTATTTCGTCAGGCGAACAAAAACCGGTCGCAAATCGACGACGATATCGCACTTCGTTTTCAAGCCATGTAAACGACAGTCTATACGTTTGCCGTTTCCAAGATGCAGGCGACCTTATGCTGATCGGAGACTTCCAAGACAGGCGGCAAGGCGCTGCGGCAGCGGCTGGTTGCATGGGCGCAGCGATCAGCAAACGAACACGCCTCTGGTACCGTCTCGAGGGCTGGTGGAGAACCAGGAATTGCATCGAGACGCTGGCCCTTGACGGCCCCATGTAGATTGGCTGCAAGAAGCCCTTTGGTGTAGGGGTGGCGCGGGTTTTTGATCACCTCAGCGGCGGTGCCAGACTCCACCAAATTGCCAGCATACATAACCGCGATCCGGTCCGAGACCTCAACAGCAACCCCAATGTCGTGGGTGACGAAAATAACGCCCATGCCAAACTCTTTCTGCAATTCCCGAAGCAGAAGCAAAATCTGGATCTGGACCGTGGCATCCAGAGCCGTCGTTGGCTCATCGGCCAGGAGAAGCTTTGGGCGGCAGGATAGAGCCAGCGCGATCATTGCCCTCTGACGCATTCCGCCAGACATCTCGTGCGGATAAGTCTTGAGGCGCCGTTCCGGCGAAGGAATGCGCACACGCGTGAGCATGTCGAGCGCTACGTCCATGGCAGCAACACGGCTGATGCCCTTGTGCCGCATGACGGTTTCCGCAATCTGCTCCCCGACTGTATAGACTGGGTCGAGAGCCAGCGCGGGTTCCTGGAAGATCATGGACACCTCACCACCACGATGGCGAGCCAGTGCCTTGCCAGACAAGCTCATGACGTCGGTTCCGTTGACACGGACCGAACCTTCCAACTCGCTGCGTTTGGGTGGCAGCAGACGCAGCAGGGTTTTCAGCGTCACGCTCTTGCCAGAGCCGGATTCGCCCAGGAGGCCCAGCATCTCACCCGGTTGCAGGGAGAGGTTGAGACCATTGATCGCGTGGACAGTGCGTTCGCCCTTAAACCTCACCTTGAGGTCTTCGAATTCGACCAGTGGAACCACACTCATTCTGCGGCCTCCTTCAATGACTGGCTGTGTCCCGAGGTTGCATCCTGTAGATGGCACGCCGCAAGATGCCGATCGGAGCCGCCAATGACACTGAGTTTTGGCTTGGTCTTTGAGCAGATGTCTTCAGCAAAGC is a window of Labrenzia sp. CE80 DNA encoding:
- a CDS encoding LacI family DNA-binding transcriptional regulator; its protein translation is MAKAPSLKDVAKAAGVSVATISRLLNGSLVLPDETRGRIETAIRDLGYVPNPHARRLSRGRSDMIGLVIPDIANPFFAMLVAAIEEEADKLGLAVSLNATLNRPGREMKYLALIEQQHVDGLIFVTNHPDDGELAGLINRTGKVVIVDEDVPGAMVPKLFCDNHQGGYLVGKHLAEFGHKKVVFVGGPDGMISTSRRYAGLEQGLRERFGEEAEIQRYQGDYTISAGRRAARRFIDEKLSATAIFASSDEIAIGLIEVLYSEGVSIPDRVSVVGFDDVGPLHLFTPPLTAVRQPVRAIGARSLSLLLQTDWQQFGTLEREELVPVEIVARSSVAPPASEKKRHS
- a CDS encoding ABC transporter ATP-binding protein, producing MVPLVEFEDLKVRFKGERTVHAINGLNLSLQPGEMLGLLGESGSGKSVTLKTLLRLLPPKRSELEGSVRVNGTDVMSLSGKALARHRGGEVSMIFQEPALALDPVYTVGEQIAETVMRHKGISRVAAMDVALDMLTRVRIPSPERRLKTYPHEMSGGMRQRAMIALALSCRPKLLLADEPTTALDATVQIQILLLLRELQKEFGMGVIFVTHDIGVAVEVSDRIAVMYAGNLVESGTAAEVIKNPRHPYTKGLLAANLHGAVKGQRLDAIPGSPPALETVPEACSFADRCAHATSRCRSALPPVLEVSDQHKVACILETANV